Below is a window of Comamonadaceae bacterium M7527 DNA.
CACCAATTGGCAATTTGACTCAAACGCCAGCGCAGTGCGCGGTGTTGGCGAACGCAAAACGCGTCGTGGTGAAGGTGGGCTCCAGCCTGGTCACCAACGAGGGGCGGGGTCTGGACGCCGATGCCATTGAGCATTGGGCCAGGCAGTTGGCCGTCCTGGTGGCTGACGGGCGAGAAGTCATCATGGTCAGCAGCGGCGCTATTGCAGAGGGCATGAAGCGCTTAGGCTGGGCCACACGTCCTCGTGAGGTGCACGAGCTGCAAGCCGCTGCTGCAGTGGGGCAAATGGGCCTGATTCACATGTACGAGAGCAAGCTGCGCGCCTTTGGTGTGGGCAGCGCCCAAGTACTGTTGACACACGGCGACCTGGCCGACCGTGAGCGCTATCTCAACGCCAGAACCACGCTCACCACATTGTTAGACCTTGGTGTTGTGCCAGTGATCAACGAAAACGATACCGTGGTCAATGACGAGATCAAGGTAGGCGATAACGACACCTTGGGCGCTTTGGTGGCCAACCTGGTTGTGGCCGATGCGCTCATTATCTTGACGGATCAAGTTGGCTTGTACACAGCTGATCCCAGACACAACCCACAAGCGCAATTTGTAAACGTGGCTCGCGCTGGTGATGCCGCGCTTGAGTCCATGGCCGGTGGCGCTGGCTCGCTCATTGGCAAGGGCGGCATGATCACCAAGGTATTGGCGGCCAAACGCGCCGCCTCGTCAGGTGCCAGCACCGTGATTGCCTCCGGCCATGAGCCCGATGTGCTGGTGCGCTTGTGTCGGGGTGAGGCGATTGGCACATGGCTGATGGCCCAGACGGGTAAACACCAGGCGCGCAAGCGCTGGATGGCAGACCAGTTGCAGTTGCGTGGCGCAGTGGTGATTGACGATGGCGCGGTTGAAAAAGTCGCACTACAGGGCAAGAGCTTGTTGCCCATAGGCATGACGGCTGTACAAGGTGATTTTTCACGCGGTGATGTCATTGCCGTGCTCAATACAGCAGGCCAGGAAATAGCAAGAGGCTTGGCCAATTACGCCAGCTTGGAGGCGCGTTTGTTGTGCAAAAAGTCGTCGGCCCAGTTTGAGCAATTGCTGGGCTACGCTGCCGAACCTGAAATGGTGCACAGAACCAACCTGGTGCTGACCAATGTGGATGCAGGGTCTGCTGCCTTGGCGGGTGCAACGCTGGGCGCCTGAGTCTCCAAGTTTGAGTGTCGGTTAGAGCGCGTCAGTAGGGTTTGCTGGCGTCTCGCAGCCGTTTGACGATTTGCTCAGCGGAGCCCCATACGATGCGCACATCGCAAAAGCCGTCGTTGGCTAAGGCCTGCGCATAGCGTGAGCTGGCGTGGCGCACCGCTGTCCACTGGGCATCGCCAAGTTCGCGCCAGCCGCTGTCTTTGCGCCAGCTGGCGTAAACCTTTACCTCGCGGGTATCGCAGCGCACACCTTCGTACAACACATTCATGGCACCGCTGGGGCTTTGGGCAACCACCACATAGCGCACCACCTTGTCAGGCCCTACCGCGACTGTGGCGGGCGCTATGCCATAGCTCAGGCGCGACGAGCGTGATGGGTTGTCTATAGGTATCAGGCCGTCAAGCTCAAAGTGGGCAGGCGGTGTTTGCGCCTGTTCCTGCCACGGTGGTGGCTCTTCAAAGTTGTTGTTTTGTGCTGAAACTGCAACACTGGCCAGTGCGCCTATCAGCGCCACAACAAGCCTGAACAATTGATTGCGTGATTGCATATGCGGTGAACCCGTTGCTTTATGTGGGGCTGTCTGTATCTGGGTTGGGGTGACCGGGGTCTGGGTCAAAGCTGGCGCCTGGCGGTAAGTCCATGGTGTGGTTGGCCAGGCCAAAGCCACGACGCACGGGTGCCTCGCGCGCGCTGTCGTTGTTGCGAGCGCCGCCACGCAAAAAACGATTGCGTGCATCGGCCTTTGGTACAAATCTGGCCAGCTCAGTGAGCGCCATTTCGTATACGCCACGCTTGAATGCCACGACCACGTCAAGTGGTACCCAATAGTCGTTCCAGCGCCATGCGTCAAACTCTGGGTGGTTGGTCGCGCGCAGGTTGAGGTCACCGTCGCGTCCGGTCAGACGCAGCAAGTACCAAATTTGTTTCTGGCCCTTGTAGTGGCCGCGCGACTCGCGCCTTATGAATCTGTCAGGCACCTCGTAGCGCAACCAATCACGTGTTCGAGCAACAATGCTGACATGCTCGGGCAGCAGCCCCACTTCCTCATGCAACTCGCGAAACATCGCTTGTTCTGGCGACTCACCACGGTCTATGCCGCCTTGCGGGAATTGCCAAGAGTGGGTGCGTATGCGCTTACCCCAAAACACTTGATTTTTTTGGTTGAGCAGAATGATGCCGACATTGGGCCTGAAGCCTTCTCGGTCGAGCATAATAAACCTCAATTATTTGTTGGAGCCATTATGCACTGCCGTTGCCACTTGCGACGGTTTTGCTGGCTTTGGCCTGTTACAAGCGCACACCAGAGTAGTTATGAAAGCCAGTCAATTTTTAATCTCCACCCTCAAAGAGGCGCCAGCTGATGCCGAGGTGGTGAGCCATCAACTCATGACCCGTGCGGGCATGATTAAAAAAGTTGGTGCTGGCATTTACACCTACATGCCCATGGGCTTGCGTGTGATTCACAAGGTGACCAATATTGTGCGTGAGGAGATGAACCGCGCAGGCGCCGTTGAGCTCGCTATGCCAGTGATTCAGCCTGCAGAGTTGTGGGCAGAGACCAAACGCTTTGACACCATGGGGCCAGAGCTGCTGCGTATCAAAGACCGGCACGGTCGTGACTTTGTGGTGCAGCCCACCAGCGAAGAGGTGATTACAGACGTTGCCCGCGCCGAGTTTCGTTCTTACAAGCAATTGCCGAAAAACTTGTACCAGATTCAAACCAAGTTCAGGGACGAGCGCCGTCCCAGGTTTGGTTTGATGCGTGGGCGTGAGTTCATCATGAAAGATGCCTACAGCTTTGACCGCGATGCAGATGCAGCCAAAGCAAGCTACCAAGTCATGGCAACGGCCTACCGCGCCATTTTTGACCGCTTTGGCTTGACCTACCGCGCCGTTGCGGCCGACAGCGGCGCTATTGGCGGCGACTTGTCCGAAGAGTTTCAGGTCATTGCTGCTACTGGCGAAGACGCCATCGTGTACTGCCCTGACAGCGAGTACGCGGCCAATATGGAAAAAGCGCACGCCCTGGCCCCAACAGGCACTGCGCCCGCAGCCACCAAAGCAATGGCTTGTACGCCCACGCCCAATGCCAGCACTTGCGCTGACGTGGCCAAGTTGCTGAACTTGCCTTTGCGTGCAACGGTGAAGTCATTGGTGTTGGCTACAGAGCCTTTGCTGGAGGACGGCAGCACTGGGCCTGTGCAAGTGTGGCTGCTACTGCTGCGCGGCGACCACGACATGAACGAAGTGAAAGTGGGCAAGCTCGCGCAGTTTTCCAACGGCTTTAGATTTGCCACCACTGAAGAAATTGAAGACCACTTTGGCTGCAAACCCGGCTACTTGGGAC
It encodes the following:
- the proB gene encoding glutamate 5-kinase; translation: MSATPIGNLTQTPAQCAVLANAKRVVVKVGSSLVTNEGRGLDADAIEHWARQLAVLVADGREVIMVSSGAIAEGMKRLGWATRPREVHELQAAAAVGQMGLIHMYESKLRAFGVGSAQVLLTHGDLADRERYLNARTTLTTLLDLGVVPVINENDTVVNDEIKVGDNDTLGALVANLVVADALIILTDQVGLYTADPRHNPQAQFVNVARAGDAALESMAGGAGSLIGKGGMITKVLAAKRAASSGASTVIASGHEPDVLVRLCRGEAIGTWLMAQTGKHQARKRWMADQLQLRGAVVIDDGAVEKVALQGKSLLPIGMTAVQGDFSRGDVIAVLNTAGQEIARGLANYASLEARLLCKKSSAQFEQLLGYAAEPEMVHRTNLVLTNVDAGSAALAGATLGA
- a CDS encoding CNP1-like family protein encodes the protein MQSRNQLFRLVVALIGALASVAVSAQNNNFEEPPPWQEQAQTPPAHFELDGLIPIDNPSRSSRLSYGIAPATVAVGPDKVVRYVVVAQSPSGAMNVLYEGVRCDTREVKVYASWRKDSGWRELGDAQWTAVRHASSRYAQALANDGFCDVRIVWGSAEQIVKRLRDASKPY
- a CDS encoding RNA pyrophosphohydrolase, producing MLDREGFRPNVGIILLNQKNQVFWGKRIRTHSWQFPQGGIDRGESPEQAMFRELHEEVGLLPEHVSIVARTRDWLRYEVPDRFIRRESRGHYKGQKQIWYLLRLTGRDGDLNLRATNHPEFDAWRWNDYWVPLDVVVAFKRGVYEMALTELARFVPKADARNRFLRGGARNNDSAREAPVRRGFGLANHTMDLPPGASFDPDPGHPNPDTDSPT
- a CDS encoding proline--tRNA ligase, producing the protein MKASQFLISTLKEAPADAEVVSHQLMTRAGMIKKVGAGIYTYMPMGLRVIHKVTNIVREEMNRAGAVELAMPVIQPAELWAETKRFDTMGPELLRIKDRHGRDFVVQPTSEEVITDVARAEFRSYKQLPKNLYQIQTKFRDERRPRFGLMRGREFIMKDAYSFDRDADAAKASYQVMATAYRAIFDRFGLTYRAVAADSGAIGGDLSEEFQVIAATGEDAIVYCPDSEYAANMEKAHALAPTGTAPAATKAMACTPTPNASTCADVAKLLNLPLRATVKSLVLATEPLLEDGSTGPVQVWLLLLRGDHDMNEVKVGKLAQFSNGFRFATTEEIEDHFGCKPGYLGPINTVKPVALLVDLEVAVMSDWVCGANQPDHHMTGVNWGRDIELPAAVADIRNVVAGDKSPDGKGELAIERGIEVGHIFYLGNKYSKAMDATFLDNNGKPAHFEMGCYGIGVTRLPAAAVEQNHDERGMIWPDAIAPFTLVICPINMDRSELVKETAYKLYNELLGAGVDVMLDDRGERPGAMLADWELIGVPHRVVLGDRGLQAGEVEYQQRRDTESTRLPIDGLAQALLAKLGH